From a region of the Paenibacillus sp. R14(2021) genome:
- a CDS encoding class I SAM-dependent RNA methyltransferase, translating to MDNLQLIATAPMGLEAVVSRELMELGYTDQKVENGRVVFRGGPADICRANLWLRTSDRVLIKMAEFPATTFEELFEGTKAINWPDWIPEDGEFPVEGRSHKSQLSSVPACQSIVKKAVVEKMKTVYGTEWFAEDAERYVIEVWLLNDIAMITLDTTGPGLHKRGYRKLVTEAPLKETMAAAMVLLSRWRPERPLYDPFCGSGTIPIEAAMIGWNIAPGLRRTFNSEGWPLVPDYLWEQAREEAIDSVKDDIPLQISGSDIDPAALEVAAAAVKKAGFAREIKLTQMPVSRIKPEGDYGCIITNPPYGTRLGDETDAEKAVRQLGLSALYLPTWSMFALTQSRTFEETIGRQADKRRKLFNGRLECTFYQFFGPLPPVRKP from the coding sequence ATGGACAATCTGCAGCTGATCGCAACGGCACCTATGGGGCTCGAAGCGGTCGTCTCGCGTGAATTAATGGAGCTTGGCTATACCGACCAGAAGGTCGAGAACGGCCGGGTCGTTTTTAGAGGCGGGCCCGCCGATATTTGCCGCGCCAACCTATGGCTGCGAACGTCGGACCGCGTCCTTATCAAAATGGCGGAGTTTCCCGCAACCACATTCGAAGAGCTGTTCGAGGGAACAAAGGCGATTAATTGGCCGGATTGGATTCCCGAAGACGGCGAATTCCCGGTGGAAGGCCGGTCGCATAAATCGCAGCTGAGCAGCGTGCCCGCCTGCCAAAGCATTGTCAAGAAAGCCGTCGTCGAGAAAATGAAAACCGTCTACGGCACGGAGTGGTTTGCAGAGGACGCGGAGCGGTACGTCATTGAAGTATGGCTCTTGAACGATATCGCCATGATCACCCTGGATACGACCGGCCCAGGCCTGCATAAACGCGGCTATCGCAAGCTCGTTACGGAAGCGCCGCTCAAGGAAACGATGGCCGCCGCGATGGTGCTGCTCAGCAGATGGCGCCCGGAACGGCCGCTCTACGACCCGTTCTGCGGCTCCGGCACGATTCCGATCGAAGCTGCGATGATCGGCTGGAATATCGCTCCTGGGCTTCGCCGGACGTTCAACAGCGAGGGCTGGCCGCTCGTACCGGACTATCTCTGGGAGCAGGCGCGCGAGGAAGCAATCGACTCCGTCAAGGATGATATTCCGCTGCAAATTTCAGGCTCCGATATTGATCCTGCCGCGCTTGAGGTTGCCGCGGCTGCGGTCAAGAAAGCTGGATTTGCCCGCGAAATCAAGCTGACGCAGATGCCGGTGTCCCGCATCAAGCCGGAAGGCGACTACGGCTGCATCATCACGAACCCGCCCTACGGAACGAGGCTCGGCGACGAGACGGATGCCGAGAAAGCAGTCAGACAGCTTGGTCTGAGCGCGCTCTATCTGCCGACATGGTCCATGTTCGCGCTGACGCAGTCACGGACATTCGAGGAGACGATCGGCCGTCAAGCCGACAAGCGGCGCAAGCTGTTCAACGGCCGTCTCGAATGCACGTTCTATCAGTTCTTCGGGCCGCTTCCTCCCGTTCGGAAGCCCTAG
- a CDS encoding LTA synthase family protein yields the protein MTLPDQLTKRRRLRAPFRADILLWLDMPLFIALMLFKLDLFDQLIHVPYMDMNQDDRMIAAGTLALLSFWTLWLPRNGRLVALIFLNLVLTAIIYSDLIYFRYFRDLITIPVLMQAGQVRALGESIDALLAWKDLWFGADLLLLLPFACYLFLRMRRKRRRMERLPSARRSQTFARRLILGIIVFATGYTLAYVPIHKAKTTWAANLFARNWWSLSLYNVTGELGFHVYDLYCYANEHWLHSSSVSEAQLAEAKQWFEDRGKVRKQLEADPLFGQYKGMNVILIQLEAFQNFVIEQKIGGQEVTPNMNKLLASSLYFRNFYHQTAQGRTSDADLAANASLQPLPTGSVFTRFAQHSYDSMARTLKDNGYTANVFHAYDGGFWNRNIMYDTLGYDHFYSKSAFTIDEPLGWSLGDKSFFKQSVHMMTKLKQPFYSFLISLSSHHPYTLPASEQTLDVGAFKGTIFGDYLEAVHYVDAAVGQLINELKAAGLWDKSIFLFYGDHDNSIKEWAPFETFLGHKPNETEQFRLLKGVPFIIHLPDGARAGTYGDVGGQLDMTPTVLHLLGIPSSDNVMIGTPLVTARPLGGKEVIFRNGAFTDGKVLYLPAEDGLPEHSKCYRFASGELLPDTSGCQAGAEAARQELHASDLVVEHDLVPILHPDK from the coding sequence ATGACACTTCCGGATCAACTCACGAAACGGCGCCGTCTTCGGGCGCCGTTTCGTGCTGACATCCTGCTATGGCTCGATATGCCGTTATTTATCGCGCTCATGCTGTTCAAACTCGACTTGTTCGACCAGCTGATCCATGTTCCTTATATGGATATGAATCAAGACGACCGCATGATTGCTGCCGGCACGCTGGCCCTGCTGTCGTTCTGGACGCTTTGGCTGCCAAGGAACGGCCGTCTGGTTGCGCTGATCTTTCTGAATCTTGTATTGACTGCTATCATTTACAGCGACTTGATTTATTTTCGTTACTTTCGCGACCTTATCACTATCCCGGTCCTCATGCAGGCAGGACAAGTCCGCGCGCTCGGCGAAAGCATCGATGCGCTCCTCGCATGGAAAGACCTGTGGTTCGGGGCGGATTTGCTGCTTCTGCTGCCCTTCGCTTGTTATCTCTTCTTGCGGATGCGACGAAAGCGCCGGCGGATGGAACGCTTGCCCTCTGCCCGCCGCAGCCAAACGTTTGCAAGACGGCTGATTCTCGGCATCATTGTGTTTGCCACCGGATATACGCTAGCTTACGTTCCGATCCATAAAGCAAAGACAACCTGGGCCGCAAATCTGTTCGCCCGCAACTGGTGGAGCTTGTCGCTCTACAATGTCACGGGTGAGCTCGGTTTTCACGTGTACGATCTCTATTGTTACGCGAATGAGCACTGGCTGCATAGCAGTTCCGTATCCGAGGCGCAGCTTGCCGAAGCGAAGCAGTGGTTCGAAGACCGGGGCAAGGTGCGCAAGCAGCTGGAAGCCGACCCGCTCTTCGGCCAATACAAGGGAATGAACGTGATCTTAATCCAGCTCGAGGCGTTCCAAAACTTCGTCATCGAGCAGAAAATCGGCGGTCAGGAGGTGACGCCGAATATGAACAAGCTGCTGGCATCCTCCTTGTATTTCCGCAATTTCTATCATCAGACGGCGCAGGGCCGCACCTCGGACGCCGACTTGGCGGCGAACGCTTCGCTGCAGCCGCTGCCGACGGGGTCCGTCTTCACCCGCTTTGCGCAGCACAGCTACGACAGCATGGCCCGCACGCTGAAGGATAACGGGTATACGGCTAATGTATTTCACGCGTACGACGGCGGCTTCTGGAACAGGAACATCATGTACGATACGCTTGGCTACGATCATTTCTACAGCAAGTCGGCATTTACGATCGACGAACCGCTCGGCTGGTCGCTGGGCGACAAATCGTTCTTCAAGCAATCCGTCCACATGATGACGAAGCTGAAGCAGCCTTTCTACTCGTTCCTGATTTCACTGTCCAGTCATCATCCGTATACGCTGCCGGCAAGTGAACAGACGCTTGATGTCGGTGCCTTCAAGGGTACGATATTCGGCGATTATCTAGAAGCCGTTCACTACGTGGATGCTGCGGTCGGCCAGCTGATTAACGAGCTTAAAGCAGCCGGTTTGTGGGATAAGTCGATCTTCCTGTTCTATGGCGACCATGACAATTCCATTAAGGAATGGGCGCCATTCGAGACCTTCCTCGGACATAAGCCGAACGAAACGGAGCAATTCCGTCTGTTGAAGGGCGTTCCGTTCATCATCCACTTGCCGGACGGCGCGCGTGCAGGCACGTACGGCGACGTCGGCGGCCAGCTTGACATGACGCCGACCGTGCTTCATCTGCTTGGCATCCCAAGCAGCGATAACGTCATGATCGGCACGCCGCTCGTAACGGCCCGGCCGCTCGGCGGCAAGGAGGTCATCTTCCGGAACGGAGCCTTCACGGACGGGAAGGTGCTGTATCTGCCCGCAGAGGACGGTCTTCCCGAGCATAGCAAATGTTACCGCTTCGCGAGCGGAGAACTGCTCCCCGATACAAGCGGCTGTCAAGCCGGCGCGGAGGCAGCGCGCCAAGAGCTGCATGCTTCCGATCTTGTTGTGGAGCATGATCTCGTACCGATTCTGCATCCGGACAAATAA
- a CDS encoding DUF1450 domain-containing protein, with protein MANDIRICDKCKHIRTKTMVPKLQQLAPEADIKVACKSYCGPCSRYAFIFINGRYITAPTEDEAIEKARKYVK; from the coding sequence ATGGCGAACGACATCCGCATTTGCGACAAATGCAAGCATATTCGTACGAAGACGATGGTGCCGAAGCTTCAGCAGCTGGCACCTGAAGCGGACATTAAAGTCGCGTGCAAATCGTATTGTGGTCCATGCTCTCGATATGCGTTCATTTTCATAAACGGCCGTTATATTACGGCGCCGACGGAAGATGAAGCCATCGAAAAAGCCCGCAAATATGTGAAATAA
- a CDS encoding iron-sulfur cluster assembly accessory protein produces MKVKISRNAAKMLREELDKPENEGKFLRVMITQNHGDHVHYGMEISEAGPNDEIIETDKDIKVVLEKGEEHLDGVRIDYFYVPQEGFMISNPTKGNHGDH; encoded by the coding sequence ATGAAAGTTAAAATTTCACGCAATGCCGCTAAAATGCTTCGCGAAGAATTGGACAAACCCGAGAACGAAGGGAAGTTTTTGCGCGTCATGATTACGCAAAACCACGGCGATCACGTCCACTACGGCATGGAAATCAGCGAAGCCGGTCCCAATGACGAAATCATTGAAACGGATAAGGATATCAAAGTTGTCCTGGAGAAGGGCGAAGAGCATCTTGATGGTGTCAGAATCGACTATTTCTACGTTCCGCAGGAAGGTTTTATGATCTCGAACCCGACCAAGGGCAACCACGGGGACCACTAA